AAGAAATTTCCGACCATTTTTTATGTTTTAAGTTTTGAAGACTTTTGCAGGATCCCCCCCGCAAATATTATTAAAATTGCGGTAATCATATCCCGAAGTTCCATAGCGATGCGTCTTTTAGCTGTTTTATATCCTAAATTGTTTACTTTTTTGTAAATCAAGAGCAGCATAGAAGCAATCATTGTCATGTAGAGCATTACTTCAATTCCGTTTTTATTGAGCGAAACAAGATGGCTTAAATTCAACTCTTGTTTCATAAATCTGAAGAATACCTCAATATCCCACCTTTTACGGTAATAATCCGATATTTCTTTGGCAGAAAGTTCAAATTCGTTGGTTATGAACCAAAGTTCTTTAGCTGTTTTTTCATTTTTGATAACGATCAACCGAAAATATGTTTCTACTTTTTCTTCACGATGATGAATATTTCCCCGTTTGTTTTGGATGGGTTTTCCGGTGTAAAGCTTCACTTTGCTGTCTTTAATAACTCCCCAATCATCCCATTTTATTGGGGTTTCTGTTTTAATAAAAGATTCAATCTCTTCATATTTCCTGTTTTCTTTGGAACGGATAATAAATTTCAGAAGCTTTTCTTCAAAATCTTTCATCGTCCTTGTAGACTGGATCCCTCTGTCTATGATATAAATATTATCATGATGATCTTCTTTTTTCACCTGGT
The nucleotide sequence above comes from Chryseobacterium sp. 7. Encoded proteins:
- a CDS encoding IS4 family transposase yields the protein MSVFKDHKISLKDVLEFIPEALLSHLSASTKVDYYSKVLHGRKIFYLLLYCIFDNEKLSQRTLEDTFNSSGFKALFGLGEEEKIRRSSISERLSKIDSNYFLEIYEQMYERFSELYSKTEIEKYNLIRVDSTIVADTCNKLKEGIDQKSGKKLVKFSFSFDGILPSAVDVFTGQKYSTEDNALAQAVLNQVKKEDHHDNIYIIDRGIQSTRTMKDFEEKLLKFIIRSKENRKYEEIESFIKTETPIKWDDWGVIKDSKVKLYTGKPIQNKRGNIHHREEKVETYFRLIVIKNEKTAKELWFITNEFELSAKEISDYYRKRWDIEVFFRFMKQELNLSHLVSLNKNGIEVMLYMTMIASMLLLIYKKVNNLGYKTAKRRIAMELRDMITAILIIFAGGILQKSSKLKT